Proteins found in one Bremerella volcania genomic segment:
- a CDS encoding vWA domain-containing protein, with product MPKREHFEQCLSAFLAIGLAVLMVAPAAAGDATRVATYQQAAGPRYFAMSVSLDEKPEASPSEVVVMVDTSASQAGIYRTDSIAAAKAMMTSLPTDTRVQLFAGDIMAVPMTSSFVSPQGSEISEAFAKLEKRTPLGATDMAALIEDAVSAFTKSAKLNRSIVYIGDGNSKANFLSEAEFEEVVNSLRRNKVAFNSLAIGPERNIEILATLANHAGGMVEVDNRETPSELAGVRLAAAATTPVIWPASAKFSANVVESFPKQFPPLRADRDSIVVGVLDTDGEVSVQVKGSGAFARTWTGKPEATNDDQAYLPQLIELARKDDGLNLPTVGSGGLRETASVLMASAEQYAKLGSQALAAGDKVGAARLAKAAMEIDPGHPRAQAIAKAAAKSDEETKTKEKAPVDRGASARRIPVHFVAFQNDGSGDAAAPLTIGEDDGQFLNEVDLNTIRNARIIEAEVTNRLATARGQMSTDPDGTRDALKLLLDNVERAPDLSADVRSRLRNQIIAAIRESSARAVEVEARRAEAAEREAIARERMALTEQLLRDEERARVIMEMFDALMDEGRYTEALTSAQEVRAMDPYNQAAVAGVEIADIVGNYRSMMALKELRYQRMVDTLFEVEKSHVPFPDEPPIVYPDAEFWEEIYYRKEKYGSVDLASTGSAEQKIFQQLEAETKIQFIDTPLEEVVGYLKQLHGIEIQIDNRALEDVGLSTDTPVTRNIEGISLRSALRLMLKELDLTYIVANEVLMITTPEEAESELITKVYPVADLVLPVSAQIGTLGGGGNGVGGGIGGGGGGNGFGGGGGNNGFGGGGGGVFAVADEKAVSKVEGVEAAKELAAPAADVSAKPAQSEKEAFILKVNEGETRLQAWQRAFDSEVTIPAIAVRSEVRRAMASKRYSDVAGIIQLALRDGQLQPWMYEAMALAMQLDHAPKQDIERALMSAIDFSSGPNHMLVVASLMSRLDLDARALKLYQDVAQMEPLRPEPYSWGLEAAKRLEDEEAIRWACIGILSQEWPKDHLDIRQEAFNTAKAQLQQLLADKKNDVAEQFNESIREALVRDAIVKVTWSGESDLDLIVEEPSGSVCSQHNPRTISGGIFLGDAVSSLADAGTDGAYEVYVVPKGFKGDYKMLVRKVWGDVTAGKITVDVFTNYGTEDQRHERQQLELGKDGALVTFTVPEGRRTESLTEQQVQVAVETQAAMTRELVAAKLNSAAEDSTTSEEYVSDVNNGSNDFVRRVRNSVGYRPVITTLPEGTNFSAFAVVSADRRYVRFNGTPLFSSIGEVISYTFQGTNTGAMNQNTTGIN from the coding sequence ATGCCTAAGCGTGAGCACTTCGAGCAGTGTCTCTCGGCATTTTTGGCAATCGGGCTAGCCGTTTTGATGGTGGCTCCCGCCGCGGCGGGCGATGCCACTCGCGTCGCAACCTATCAGCAAGCTGCCGGGCCCCGCTACTTCGCCATGAGTGTTTCTCTGGACGAAAAGCCTGAGGCCAGTCCATCGGAAGTTGTCGTGATGGTGGATACTTCTGCCAGCCAGGCAGGCATTTACCGAACCGATTCGATCGCCGCCGCGAAAGCGATGATGACTTCCCTGCCAACCGATACACGCGTTCAACTGTTCGCTGGCGATATCATGGCGGTCCCAATGACCAGCAGCTTCGTTTCTCCACAGGGTAGCGAAATCTCGGAAGCGTTTGCCAAGCTGGAAAAGCGTACTCCTCTGGGGGCGACGGACATGGCTGCTCTGATCGAGGACGCCGTTTCCGCCTTCACGAAGTCGGCCAAGCTGAACCGCTCGATCGTCTACATCGGCGACGGCAATAGCAAAGCAAATTTCCTTTCGGAAGCCGAGTTCGAGGAAGTCGTCAACTCACTTCGTCGTAACAAGGTGGCGTTTAACTCGTTGGCAATCGGCCCAGAACGTAACATCGAAATTCTGGCGACTTTGGCAAATCATGCCGGCGGCATGGTCGAAGTCGACAATCGTGAAACTCCGTCCGAACTGGCCGGCGTTCGCCTGGCGGCTGCCGCAACGACCCCTGTGATTTGGCCCGCTTCGGCCAAGTTCTCGGCCAATGTGGTCGAATCTTTCCCCAAACAATTCCCGCCACTGCGTGCGGACCGCGATTCGATCGTCGTTGGCGTGCTCGACACCGATGGCGAAGTGAGCGTGCAAGTCAAAGGTAGTGGTGCTTTCGCACGGACCTGGACTGGTAAGCCCGAGGCGACCAACGATGATCAGGCCTATCTGCCGCAATTGATCGAGTTGGCTCGCAAAGATGATGGATTGAACCTGCCAACGGTAGGTTCCGGTGGTCTTCGCGAAACAGCCAGCGTGTTGATGGCTTCCGCGGAACAGTACGCGAAGCTGGGCAGCCAGGCCCTGGCCGCTGGTGACAAAGTTGGTGCGGCACGTCTGGCCAAAGCGGCGATGGAAATTGACCCAGGCCATCCGCGAGCACAAGCCATCGCCAAGGCTGCTGCTAAGTCGGACGAGGAAACGAAAACCAAAGAAAAGGCTCCCGTTGATCGCGGTGCCTCAGCGCGTCGCATTCCGGTTCACTTTGTCGCTTTTCAAAACGACGGATCCGGCGATGCAGCCGCACCTCTGACGATTGGCGAAGACGACGGACAGTTTCTGAACGAAGTTGATCTGAACACGATTCGCAATGCTCGTATCATCGAAGCTGAAGTAACCAACCGTTTGGCTACCGCTCGCGGGCAAATGAGCACTGATCCTGATGGAACTCGCGACGCCCTGAAGCTGCTTCTGGACAACGTTGAGCGTGCTCCCGATCTCAGTGCGGACGTTCGTTCCCGCCTGCGTAATCAGATTATCGCCGCAATTCGCGAGTCGTCAGCCCGAGCGGTGGAAGTGGAAGCTCGCCGTGCGGAAGCTGCCGAACGTGAAGCGATCGCTCGCGAACGCATGGCACTGACCGAGCAACTGCTTCGTGACGAAGAACGTGCTCGCGTGATTATGGAAATGTTTGATGCGTTGATGGACGAGGGACGGTACACCGAAGCGTTGACCAGTGCCCAGGAAGTCCGCGCGATGGATCCTTACAACCAGGCCGCGGTGGCCGGCGTTGAGATTGCTGACATCGTGGGTAACTACCGTTCGATGATGGCTCTGAAGGAGCTTCGTTACCAGCGAATGGTTGATACGCTCTTTGAAGTTGAAAAGTCGCATGTTCCGTTCCCGGACGAGCCGCCAATCGTTTACCCAGATGCGGAGTTCTGGGAAGAGATTTACTACCGCAAGGAAAAGTATGGTTCGGTTGACTTGGCTTCGACAGGAAGTGCGGAACAGAAGATCTTCCAGCAGTTGGAAGCTGAAACCAAGATTCAGTTCATCGACACCCCACTGGAAGAAGTGGTGGGATATCTGAAGCAGCTGCATGGTATCGAAATTCAGATCGATAACCGAGCACTGGAAGACGTCGGTCTTTCCACTGATACGCCAGTGACTCGCAACATCGAAGGTATTTCGCTTCGCTCTGCTCTGCGTCTGATGCTGAAAGAGTTGGACTTGACGTACATCGTTGCTAACGAAGTGCTGATGATTACCACTCCGGAAGAAGCCGAAAGCGAATTGATCACGAAAGTGTATCCAGTGGCTGACCTTGTGCTGCCTGTTTCAGCTCAGATCGGTACCCTTGGTGGCGGTGGTAACGGCGTCGGCGGTGGTATCGGCGGCGGCGGTGGCGGCAACGGCTTCGGCGGTGGCGGCGGCAACAATGGTTTCGGCGGTGGCGGCGGTGGTGTGTTTGCCGTGGCTGATGAAAAAGCCGTTTCCAAAGTCGAAGGAGTGGAAGCCGCGAAAGAGTTAGCTGCTCCGGCCGCTGACGTTTCTGCTAAGCCGGCACAAAGCGAAAAAGAAGCTTTCATCCTGAAGGTCAACGAAGGTGAGACTCGTCTTCAGGCTTGGCAGCGAGCTTTCGATTCGGAAGTCACGATTCCTGCGATTGCTGTCCGAAGTGAAGTTCGCCGAGCGATGGCCTCAAAGCGTTACAGTGACGTTGCTGGGATCATTCAGCTCGCGTTGCGTGATGGTCAGCTTCAACCTTGGATGTACGAAGCCATGGCCCTGGCCATGCAGCTGGACCATGCTCCTAAGCAGGACATCGAACGTGCTCTGATGAGTGCCATCGATTTCTCGAGCGGTCCAAACCACATGCTGGTTGTCGCTTCTTTGATGTCGCGATTGGATCTGGACGCCCGAGCGTTGAAGCTTTATCAAGACGTGGCTCAGATGGAGCCGCTGCGACCAGAGCCTTATTCTTGGGGCTTGGAAGCTGCCAAGCGTCTGGAAGACGAAGAGGCCATTCGTTGGGCTTGCATTGGAATTCTGTCGCAGGAATGGCCCAAAGATCACCTCGATATTCGTCAGGAAGCTTTCAATACTGCCAAAGCTCAGCTCCAGCAGTTGCTTGCCGACAAAAAGAATGACGTCGCTGAGCAGTTCAACGAAAGCATCCGCGAAGCACTTGTTCGCGACGCCATTGTGAAAGTCACCTGGTCTGGTGAATCGGACCTGGACTTGATCGTCGAAGAACCAAGCGGAAGCGTTTGCTCGCAACACAACCCACGAACCATCTCTGGTGGTATCTTCCTGGGTGATGCTGTTTCATCCCTGGCCGATGCTGGTACCGACGGAGCTTACGAAGTCTATGTCGTCCCCAAGGGTTTCAAGGGTGACTACAAGATGCTCGTCCGTAAGGTTTGGGGTGATGTGACCGCTGGCAAGATCACTGTCGACGTGTTCACCAATTACGGCACGGAAGATCAGCGTCACGAGCGACAGCAGTTGGAACTTGGCAAAGACGGAGCACTAGTTACGTTCACCGTTCCGGAAGGTCGTCGAACGGAGAGCCTGACCGAGCAACAAGTTCAGGTCGCCGTGGAAACCCAAGCCGCGATGACTCGCGAACTGGTTGCCGCCAAGTTGAACAGTGCCGCGGAAGATTCGACGACTTCGGAAGAATACGTTTCCGATGTGAACAACGGATCGAACGATTTCGTTCGACGTGTTCGCAATTCGGTCGGTTACCGTCCGGTGATCACCACCCTTCCTGAAGGTACGAACTTCTCCGCATTCGCTGTCGTTTCGGCCGACCGCCGTTATGTGCGATTCAACGGTACGCCGTTGTTCTCGTCGATCGGTGAAGTGATCTCGTATACCTTCCAGGGTACGAACACGGGTGCCATGAATCAGAATACGACTGGCATCAACTAG
- a CDS encoding SLC13 family permease: MEFLQAAHPWIAIATTLGVFLAIQFARRVPVDLLFLLALCFVTLAGVISPQTAISGFASRAVIAISALLVVSAGLRKTGVLDWIGAKILGRATNERSALFRLTGPIVISAAFVLNTALVAMMMPVILDWCRQRNLSPSKLLLPLSYLTILGGVCTLIGTSTTLVVNEKLRDSVVIVENEIKDLETKLAAATPEDRPALETRLANRKKILPNVQPMGFFEISWIGVPCAIVGSLYMLILGQRFLPGKRDIMELLGDQQREYLVEMMVQPECPLIDRTVEAAGLRNLHGLFLIEIDRDGDIITPVTPRDFVRSGDRLVFTGLVNTIVDLEKIPGLIPAADRTYEFHPQSRVQRHLTEVVLSPSSPLIGTTVRKANFRQLYNAAVVAVHRNGQRLPNKIGNIELEVGDTLLLQTRTDFIAQHRNNRDFYLVSSVDDAEPRRHDRALISGGLMILLILWLCLTSVFAGFEFAGGWGSPAIAALTIAALMILTQCLSASEARGALDMQVIVTIAAALGLGNALWESGAAQMIAEGLVTTVGTNPFILLVVIYLLTVVFTETITNTAVAALLLPIAVAIAQQSDMSPRPFIMAIAIGASMAFLTPIGYQTNLMVMGPGGYTPGDYLKSGIPLAILIAITAVTLIPRIWSF; the protein is encoded by the coding sequence ATGGAATTCCTGCAAGCCGCACATCCCTGGATCGCCATTGCAACGACCCTGGGTGTATTTCTCGCGATTCAATTTGCACGGCGTGTTCCCGTCGATTTGTTGTTTCTGCTGGCTCTTTGCTTTGTCACGCTTGCTGGAGTGATTTCTCCGCAGACGGCAATCAGCGGCTTTGCCAGCCGGGCGGTGATTGCCATCAGCGCTTTGCTGGTGGTCTCGGCCGGACTTCGCAAGACCGGCGTGTTGGATTGGATTGGGGCAAAAATCCTGGGGCGTGCGACGAACGAACGCTCGGCCCTGTTCCGGCTGACTGGTCCGATCGTTATCTCGGCCGCGTTCGTGTTGAACACAGCCCTGGTCGCCATGATGATGCCGGTCATTCTCGACTGGTGCCGACAACGTAACTTGTCCCCTTCCAAGCTGCTGCTTCCCTTGAGCTATTTGACCATCCTCGGCGGTGTCTGCACGCTCATCGGCACCAGCACGACACTGGTCGTCAACGAAAAGCTGCGCGACAGCGTCGTGATCGTTGAAAATGAAATCAAAGACCTCGAGACCAAGCTTGCCGCGGCAACTCCCGAAGATCGCCCTGCACTGGAAACGCGACTCGCTAATCGCAAGAAGATTCTCCCCAACGTTCAACCGATGGGCTTTTTTGAAATCAGTTGGATCGGTGTTCCTTGCGCGATTGTCGGCAGTTTGTACATGCTGATTCTTGGGCAACGTTTTCTGCCAGGAAAACGAGACATCATGGAATTACTCGGCGATCAGCAGCGCGAGTACCTCGTCGAAATGATGGTACAACCCGAGTGCCCTTTGATCGATCGAACGGTGGAAGCCGCAGGCCTTCGTAACTTGCACGGCCTGTTTCTCATCGAAATCGACCGCGACGGCGATATCATCACGCCCGTCACACCTCGCGACTTCGTGCGTTCCGGAGATCGCCTCGTGTTCACCGGACTGGTCAACACGATTGTCGACCTCGAGAAGATCCCTGGGCTGATTCCCGCCGCCGATCGCACGTACGAGTTCCATCCCCAGTCGCGTGTTCAACGTCACCTGACCGAAGTCGTCCTGAGTCCTTCATCACCTTTGATCGGTACGACGGTACGAAAAGCGAATTTCCGCCAACTCTACAACGCGGCGGTGGTGGCCGTGCATCGCAATGGACAACGTTTGCCGAACAAGATTGGCAACATCGAGCTTGAGGTAGGTGATACGCTGCTACTGCAAACTCGAACCGACTTCATTGCCCAACATCGAAACAATCGTGACTTTTACCTGGTCAGCAGCGTGGACGATGCCGAACCACGTCGTCACGATCGAGCCCTGATTTCGGGCGGGCTGATGATCTTATTGATCCTTTGGCTGTGCTTGACGTCGGTCTTCGCGGGATTTGAATTTGCCGGTGGCTGGGGGAGCCCCGCGATCGCTGCCTTGACCATCGCCGCGCTCATGATCTTGACCCAATGTCTTTCGGCGTCGGAAGCCCGTGGAGCGCTCGACATGCAGGTGATCGTGACGATCGCGGCAGCGTTGGGGTTAGGAAACGCACTCTGGGAAAGTGGTGCCGCTCAGATGATCGCCGAAGGCCTGGTCACCACGGTCGGTACCAATCCTTTTATCCTACTTGTGGTCATTTATCTGCTGACGGTCGTCTTCACGGAAACCATCACCAACACGGCGGTCGCGGCGCTGCTGCTTCCGATCGCGGTGGCCATCGCGCAGCAAAGTGACATGAGCCCGCGGCCATTCATCATGGCCATCGCCATCGGAGCGTCGATGGCCTTTCTCACTCCGATCGGGTACCAAACCAATCTCATGGTCATGGGCCCCGGCGGTTACACCCCGGGCGATTACCTCAAGTCCGGCATCCCCCTGGCGATCCTCATCGCGATAACCGCGGTTACCTTGATTCCGCGCATCTGGTCCTTTTAA
- a CDS encoding DUF1559 domain-containing protein, whose translation MKTSRSRPGFTLVELLVVIAIIGVLIALLLPAVQQAREAARRSECSNNLKQIGLATHMFHDTYTKLPPLVNCQQGYSVWVHLMPFAEQNAQYELLHAVNTDDWKDVIFANLTQQQKEGVSSISYMTCPSRRSGVQMKGSGSQQGPWSDYGAVGYDSSSTVFNAYHNPNDNSHVNDIKSILRVGIPTSAGDNNPCGEANPRDSFARVTDGLSNTLMFGEKGIGKDQVGVCCGSTGADGSFLYSSDGWREFAVASSIRLRLGRGPNDNARPDNGQGHGSWHPGITQFVLGDGSVRGISTNISQSTLENLGNAMDGNVVGEF comes from the coding sequence ATGAAGACTTCTCGTTCCCGCCCAGGTTTTACCCTGGTCGAATTGTTGGTTGTCATTGCCATTATTGGCGTACTGATCGCGTTATTGTTGCCGGCGGTTCAACAGGCTCGTGAGGCAGCTCGCCGCAGCGAGTGCTCGAACAACCTGAAGCAAATCGGCCTGGCAACCCACATGTTTCACGATACCTATACCAAGCTGCCGCCCTTGGTGAACTGCCAGCAAGGCTACAGCGTTTGGGTCCACCTGATGCCGTTCGCGGAACAGAACGCCCAGTACGAATTGCTACATGCGGTGAATACCGACGACTGGAAGGACGTGATTTTTGCGAACCTTACCCAACAGCAGAAGGAAGGCGTCAGTTCCATCTCGTACATGACTTGCCCATCCCGTCGAAGCGGTGTGCAGATGAAGGGATCAGGCAGTCAACAAGGTCCTTGGAGTGACTACGGCGCGGTGGGATATGACTCGTCCAGTACGGTATTCAACGCCTATCACAACCCCAACGACAATTCGCACGTGAACGACATCAAGAGTATTCTGCGCGTCGGTATTCCAACAAGTGCTGGCGACAACAATCCGTGTGGCGAGGCGAATCCACGCGACTCCTTCGCACGTGTGACGGACGGGCTAAGCAATACCCTGATGTTTGGCGAAAAGGGTATCGGAAAAGATCAAGTCGGCGTGTGTTGCGGTTCCACGGGTGCTGATGGTTCGTTCCTGTACTCTTCGGACGGCTGGCGAGAGTTTGCGGTCGCCAGTTCTATTCGTCTTCGCCTTGGTCGAGGTCCGAATGACAATGCTCGCCCCGACAACGGTCAAGGGCACGGTAGCTGGCATCCCGGCATTACTCAGTTCGTCCTGGGCGATGGTTCGGTCCGTGGCATTTCAACCAACATCTCGCAAAGCACCCTGGAAAACCTGGGCAATGCGATGGATGGAAATGTCGTTGGCGAGTTTTAG
- a CDS encoding VOC family protein, with product MEPRVSIITLGVKDLQRSLEFYRDGLGLPTSWSGDQGVVFFRTTGTCLALYPLDKLAEDVGGDWIGQERSRFAGISLAHNVSVKEDVDRILRQAEAAGAKIEKPAQDTFWGGYAGYFSDPDGYLWEVAYGAFDFNEDGSLKIP from the coding sequence ATGGAACCGCGCGTCAGCATCATTACGTTGGGCGTGAAAGACCTGCAGCGTTCGCTCGAGTTTTATCGAGATGGACTGGGCCTGCCGACCTCTTGGAGCGGTGATCAAGGAGTGGTTTTCTTTCGGACGACCGGTACGTGCCTGGCACTCTATCCTCTGGATAAGCTTGCCGAGGATGTGGGCGGAGATTGGATCGGGCAAGAGCGTTCCCGGTTTGCAGGGATTTCGCTGGCACACAACGTCTCAGTGAAAGAGGACGTCGACCGTATCTTGCGGCAAGCTGAGGCGGCTGGTGCCAAAATTGAAAAGCCGGCGCAGGACACCTTTTGGGGCGGATACGCCGGCTATTTTTCCGATCCCGACGGATACTTATGGGAAGTGGCTTACGGTGCGTTCGACTTCAACGAAGACGGTAGCCTGAAGATTCCCTAA